The Rickettsiales bacterium genome contains a region encoding:
- the ychF gene encoding redox-regulated ATPase YchF, with product MGFKCGIVGLPNVGKSTLFNALTQTISAQAANYPFCTIEPNFGIVSVPDERIDALAKIAGSAKIIPTQIEMVDIAGLVRGASKGEGLGNQFLSHIREVDAIIHLLRCFDDGNVTHVENNISPLNDAEIIETELVLADLESIEKRLPNIEKKAKTGDKESAELLPIMKALLKCLSDGNPARTIVDKDNAKLIKNLNLITSKPVLYVCNVNEDDAAKGNYYSEQVTKKANSEKCPIVIVSAKIEEEISTLDSQDRIEFLKDLGLNETGLDKIIRGGYKLLNLDTFFTIGPKEAHAWTIKKGSLAPQAAGEIHTDFEKGFIRAETISYEDFIQYKGEQGCKEAGKMRLEGKEYVVKDGDVMHFRFNV from the coding sequence ATGGGATTTAAATGTGGAATCGTTGGCCTACCAAATGTTGGTAAATCAACCCTTTTCAATGCACTAACACAAACTATTTCAGCTCAAGCTGCTAATTACCCATTCTGCACTATTGAGCCTAATTTTGGAATAGTCTCTGTACCAGATGAGCGTATTGATGCTTTAGCTAAAATTGCAGGTTCTGCAAAAATTATCCCAACCCAAATTGAAATGGTAGATATTGCAGGACTAGTCCGCGGAGCAAGCAAAGGAGAAGGCTTAGGAAATCAGTTCTTATCTCATATTAGAGAAGTAGATGCCATTATCCATTTATTGCGCTGCTTTGATGATGGCAATGTAACTCATGTTGAAAATAATATCTCTCCTCTCAATGATGCAGAAATAATTGAGACCGAATTGGTTCTTGCGGATTTAGAATCTATTGAGAAACGACTCCCTAATATAGAGAAGAAAGCTAAAACTGGCGATAAAGAATCAGCAGAATTATTACCAATAATGAAAGCATTATTAAAATGTTTGTCTGATGGAAATCCAGCTAGAACTATTGTTGATAAAGACAATGCCAAACTTATCAAAAACTTAAACCTTATAACTTCTAAACCTGTATTATATGTGTGTAATGTTAATGAAGATGATGCTGCTAAAGGCAATTACTATTCTGAACAGGTAACTAAAAAAGCTAACAGCGAAAAATGCCCCATAGTAATCGTCTCAGCAAAAATTGAAGAAGAAATTTCAACACTTGACTCTCAAGATAGAATAGAATTCTTAAAAGACTTAGGTCTTAATGAAACTGGCTTAGATAAAATTATTCGTGGTGGTTATAAACTGCTAAACCTCGATACATTTTTTACCATTGGTCCTAAAGAAGCACATGCTTGGACTATAAAGAAAGGATCATTAGCTCCACAGGCAGCCGGAGAAATTCATACAGATTTTGAGAAAGGATTTATTCGCGCTGAAACTATTTCTTATGAAGACTTTATCCAATACAAAGGAGAACAAGGATGCAAAGAAGCAGGTAAAATGCGCCTTGAAGGCAAAGAATACGTTGTTAAGGATGGAGATGTTATGCATTTTAGATTTAATGTTTAG
- the grxD gene encoding Grx4 family monothiol glutaredoxin, protein MTNNPIFEKIDNLVKNNDIVLFMKGSAEIPLCGFSAKVAAILNHLNVKFIDVNILESEELRQGIKEFSDWPTIPQLYIKGNFIGGCDIIKEMFETGELQKTLKT, encoded by the coding sequence ATGACAAATAACCCAATCTTTGAAAAAATAGATAATTTGGTTAAAAATAATGATATTGTACTTTTTATGAAAGGATCTGCAGAAATACCATTATGTGGATTTTCTGCTAAAGTTGCAGCAATCTTAAACCATTTGAATGTAAAATTTATAGACGTAAATATACTAGAAAGCGAAGAATTACGCCAAGGAATAAAAGAATTCTCAGATTGGCCGACAATACCACAGCTATATATTAAAGGAAATTTCATAGGAGGATGCGATATTATTAAAGAAATGTTTGAAACAGGAGAACTACAAAAAACTCTAAAGACTTAA
- a CDS encoding bifunctional methylenetetrahydrofolate dehydrogenase/methenyltetrahydrofolate cyclohydrolase, whose product MSSSKLIDGKLIASQLRKEIAEDVARFYLEKNITPGLAVILVGEHPASKLYVRNKIIACKQVGIALFEFYLPYDISEELLIKTIEELNRNNEVHGILVQLPLPEHINATNIINSIDPEKDVDGFTPTNLGKLVTQQECFVPCTPQGCLILIKSVVGDLDGLSALVIGRSNIVGKPMFHVLLQENCTVTLAHSYTRNLEELCKKADILVVAVGNGYIIPGAWIKTNSVVIDVGISYDSNGKVTGDVEFEQAAIRAKAISPVPYGVGPMTITCLLKNTLKAAVTCSID is encoded by the coding sequence ATGAGCAGTTCTAAATTAATTGATGGAAAATTAATAGCTTCACAATTGCGTAAAGAAATAGCTGAAGATGTTGCCCGTTTTTATCTAGAGAAGAATATAACTCCAGGGCTTGCTGTTATTCTTGTAGGAGAGCATCCAGCCAGTAAATTATACGTCAGAAATAAAATAATAGCTTGTAAGCAAGTCGGCATAGCATTATTTGAGTTTTATTTGCCTTATGATATTTCTGAAGAGCTGCTAATTAAAACAATTGAAGAATTAAACCGAAATAATGAAGTGCATGGCATTTTGGTTCAATTACCGCTTCCAGAGCATATTAATGCTACCAACATAATCAACTCTATAGACCCTGAAAAAGACGTTGATGGTTTTACTCCAACCAATCTTGGTAAATTGGTAACACAGCAGGAATGTTTTGTTCCTTGTACCCCTCAAGGATGCTTAATTCTAATAAAATCGGTTGTTGGAGATTTAGATGGGTTAAGTGCTTTGGTAATAGGGCGTTCTAATATCGTTGGTAAGCCAATGTTTCATGTATTACTGCAAGAGAATTGCACTGTAACTTTAGCTCACTCATATACTAGAAATTTAGAAGAGCTATGTAAAAAGGCAGATATTCTAGTGGTGGCTGTTGGTAATGGATATATAATTCCTGGTGCTTGGATTAAAACTAACTCTGTAGTTATTGATGTAGGTATAAGTTATGACTCCAATGGCAAAGTAACAGGGGATGTAGAGTTTGAGCAGGCGGCTATAAGGGCTAAAGCAATTTCTCCCGTTCCTTATGGAGTTGGTCCAATGACTATTACCTGTTTATTGAAAAATACATTAAAAGCTGCTGTTACATGTTCTATAGATTAA
- a CDS encoding NAD(P)/FAD-dependent oxidoreductase, protein MNPIVTDIAIIGAGPVGLFTVFQAGMLKMKCHVIDSLDAVGGQCVSLYPEKPIYDIPAYPKILAKDLVDALSEQIAPFSPQFHLNQRVDQLSKQGDNFILETSSGSVIQAKSVVIAAGAGAFGPNRPPLDRLEEFENKSVFYMVKRKEDLRGKKVMIAGGGDSAVDWAISLSEIADVTIVHRREKFRCAPNSHDQILNLAAEGKIKIATPYQLDQLVGKDGVLEEVVLKDFDGNTKSYKTDVLLSFYGLAMDIGPIENWGLDIHNKHLSVNPTSMETNIPGVFAVGDICSYPSKLKLILTGFSESAVACHAIYKLVFPGELFHFEYSTTKGIVV, encoded by the coding sequence ATGAATCCAATTGTGACAGATATAGCTATTATTGGGGCAGGGCCTGTAGGGCTGTTTACTGTATTTCAAGCTGGCATGCTTAAAATGAAATGTCATGTTATTGATAGTCTTGATGCAGTTGGAGGGCAATGTGTAAGTTTGTATCCAGAGAAACCTATTTATGATATTCCTGCTTATCCTAAAATTTTAGCAAAGGATTTGGTGGATGCTTTGTCTGAACAAATTGCTCCTTTTTCTCCTCAGTTTCATTTGAATCAGAGGGTAGATCAGTTAAGTAAACAGGGTGATAATTTTATTTTAGAGACAAGTAGTGGTAGTGTTATACAAGCTAAATCTGTAGTTATTGCAGCTGGTGCTGGTGCTTTTGGTCCTAATAGGCCCCCGCTTGATCGTCTAGAAGAATTTGAGAATAAAAGTGTTTTTTATATGGTAAAACGCAAAGAAGATTTGCGTGGTAAAAAGGTTATGATTGCAGGAGGAGGAGATTCTGCTGTTGATTGGGCTATTTCTTTATCTGAGATTGCAGATGTAACTATTGTTCACAGAAGAGAGAAATTTCGTTGCGCTCCCAATAGTCATGACCAGATTTTAAATCTTGCTGCCGAAGGAAAAATTAAAATAGCTACTCCATATCAGTTAGATCAACTAGTTGGTAAGGATGGTGTTTTAGAGGAAGTAGTGCTTAAAGATTTTGACGGTAATACAAAGTCTTATAAAACTGATGTTTTGCTTTCATTTTACGGTTTGGCAATGGATATTGGGCCTATTGAAAATTGGGGTTTAGATATTCATAATAAGCATCTTTCAGTTAATCCTACTTCTATGGAAACAAATATTCCTGGTGTATTTGCTGTTGGAGATATTTGTTCATATCCTAGTAAATTAAAATTAATTCTTACAGGTTTCAGTGAATCTGCTGTAGCTTGTCATGCTATATATAAATTGGTATTTCCTGGAGAATTATTTCATTTTGAATATTCTACTACTAAAGGTATTGTGGTTTAA
- the rsfS gene encoding ribosome silencing factor produces the protein MNCTIKELKDGIINVLDKHKAEDITVIDLKGKSDVAEIMIIATGRSNKHVSSTAEFVIEEIKNSGNNCFTEGLKNSDWVLIDAMDILVNIFNRESREHYALEQLWQS, from the coding sequence ATGAATTGCACTATAAAAGAGCTAAAAGATGGTATAATTAATGTGCTTGATAAGCACAAGGCAGAAGATATTACTGTTATTGACTTAAAGGGTAAAAGTGATGTTGCTGAGATTATGATTATTGCAACCGGTAGGTCTAACAAGCATGTTTCTTCAACGGCAGAGTTTGTAATTGAAGAAATTAAGAATAGTGGAAATAACTGTTTTACTGAGGGGTTAAAAAATTCTGATTGGGTATTGATTGATGCTATGGATATTTTGGTAAATATTTTTAATCGCGAGAGTCGAGAGCATTATGCTTTAGAACAATTATGGCAGTCTTGA
- the proB gene encoding glutamate 5-kinase produces the protein MVKLIQQANKIVIKVGSSFVVDPKHGTVNQEWIDSLVDDIAKLKKEGKKVILVSSGAIVFGCNLLNINVSKAKLQEKQNAAVCGQHELMAIYKKSFARYNINIAQALVTIEDVENRKRFVSIKNTIDYLLERDIIPVVNENDLIANTEIRFGDNDRLSARVAQISNADLLIMFSLVDGLYTSDPKVNKQSSFVSEIYEVSSDVEAMATDSQQKTGGMSAKVVSAKIALNNKCNIIIANGTFCNPIKRLLEGGKCSSFVINPNSTTKYKID, from the coding sequence ATGGTTAAATTAATTCAGCAAGCTAATAAGATAGTCATTAAGGTGGGGTCATCATTTGTTGTGGATCCTAAGCATGGTACAGTTAATCAAGAGTGGATTGATAGTCTCGTTGATGACATAGCAAAATTGAAGAAAGAGGGAAAGAAAGTAATACTTGTTTCTTCCGGGGCGATTGTTTTTGGTTGTAATTTATTAAATATTAATGTTTCTAAAGCTAAGTTGCAGGAAAAACAAAATGCAGCGGTATGTGGTCAACATGAATTAATGGCGATCTATAAAAAAAGTTTTGCTCGTTATAATATAAATATTGCGCAAGCTCTGGTAACTATAGAAGACGTGGAGAATCGTAAACGTTTTGTATCTATAAAAAACACTATAGATTATTTGCTTGAGAGGGATATTATTCCAGTGGTTAATGAGAATGATTTAATTGCTAATACAGAGATACGTTTTGGTGATAATGATAGACTGTCTGCAAGAGTGGCCCAAATATCCAATGCAGATTTATTAATAATGTTTTCTTTAGTGGATGGTTTATACACATCTGATCCAAAAGTAAATAAACAAAGTAGTTTTGTTAGTGAGATTTACGAAGTAAGCTCAGACGTTGAGGCGATGGCTACTGATTCTCAGCAAAAAACTGGAGGTATGTCAGCAAAAGTTGTTTCTGCCAAAATAGCTTTAAATAATAAATGCAATATTATAATAGCTAATGGTACTTTCTGTAACCCTATTAAGAGATTACTTGAAGGTGGAAAATGCTCTTCATTTGTGATAAACCCAAATTCTACAACAAAATATAAAATAGATTAA
- the parC gene encoding DNA topoisomerase IV subunit A produces MMPSKIIDTKFTDALNERYLAYALSTIMSRSLPDVRDGLKPVHRRILFAMLQLKMDPKAAYKKCARVVGDVIGKYHPHGDTAVYDALVRLAQDFTIRYPLIEGQGNFGSIDGDNAAAMRYTESRLTEVSLYLLRNLEENTVNFKSTYDEQDNEPCLLPAMFPNLLANGTEGIAVGMATSIPPHNIAELCEASLKLLSKPDLSVADLLEYIQGPDLPTGGIINETKENIIKTYETGKGNFKVRAVWHKEDLPRNNYQIIITEIPYQVQKSRLIEKIAELYKDKKLPLIDNFYDDSAETISLVIKPKNSNIAPEAIMESLFKLTDLEYRVSFNMNVLDSNTIPRVMSLKEILEEFLKHREVIITKRSLYRLDKINHRLEILAGFLIAYLNLDEIIRIIRYEDEPKEMLMQSFSLSEIQAEAILNMKLKSLRRLEEETIRTEHSNLSATKAELEDILANPASLRKVIRSELTEVKNKFSSKTKIGARKTVIENTALPPSQNINIEDYIAKEPITLICSQLGWIRALKGHNASLEKLRYKDNDGPRFIIELFTTDKILVFTQTGKFYTLSANSLNITRGDGDPINLLLDLDKDEHIINIQLYHPQQKILLATRNGKGFVVESNEVLAQTKLGKKVMNVAEGDGAIICKPIDPSHDLVAILGSNRKLLIFKTDELPEMKRGQGVQLQKYQDAKLSALKLFSSEEGLSWTYLSQQRREKRLTPWIAKRGKSGKIPPAGLAKNNKFD; encoded by the coding sequence ATAATGCCAAGTAAGATCATTGACACTAAATTTACTGATGCTTTAAATGAGCGTTACTTAGCTTACGCTCTGTCCACCATTATGTCCAGATCCTTACCGGATGTAAGAGATGGTCTAAAGCCTGTTCATAGACGTATCCTATTCGCCATGCTTCAGCTTAAAATGGATCCTAAAGCTGCTTATAAGAAATGTGCTAGAGTGGTTGGTGATGTAATTGGTAAATACCACCCCCATGGTGATACCGCTGTATATGATGCACTAGTCCGCCTAGCTCAAGATTTTACCATTCGCTACCCATTAATTGAAGGCCAAGGAAACTTTGGTTCAATTGATGGAGACAACGCAGCGGCAATGAGGTATACAGAATCTAGGCTTACAGAAGTTTCACTCTATTTACTTAGAAATCTAGAAGAAAACACTGTTAACTTTAAATCAACCTATGACGAACAAGATAATGAACCCTGTCTTCTTCCTGCAATGTTTCCTAATTTACTCGCTAATGGAACCGAAGGAATTGCTGTTGGGATGGCAACATCCATTCCTCCACATAATATTGCTGAACTCTGTGAAGCCTCTTTAAAACTACTGTCTAAACCAGATTTATCTGTAGCTGATTTGCTAGAATATATTCAAGGACCAGATTTACCAACTGGTGGAATTATAAATGAAACCAAAGAAAATATTATAAAAACTTATGAAACAGGCAAAGGAAATTTTAAGGTAAGAGCTGTTTGGCATAAAGAAGATTTACCACGCAATAATTATCAAATTATAATTACAGAAATACCTTATCAAGTACAAAAGTCACGCCTAATTGAAAAAATAGCTGAATTATACAAAGATAAAAAACTTCCATTAATAGATAATTTCTATGATGATTCTGCTGAAACTATTTCCTTAGTCATAAAACCAAAAAACTCAAACATTGCTCCAGAAGCAATAATGGAATCTCTATTTAAACTTACTGACCTAGAATACAGAGTAAGCTTTAATATGAATGTGCTTGATAGCAATACAATTCCAAGAGTTATGAGTCTCAAGGAAATCTTAGAAGAATTCTTAAAACATCGTGAGGTAATAATAACCAAACGTTCATTGTATAGATTAGATAAAATTAACCATCGTCTTGAAATATTAGCTGGTTTCTTAATAGCTTATCTTAACTTAGATGAGATAATTAGAATTATCCGTTATGAAGATGAACCTAAAGAAATGCTAATGCAATCATTTTCTTTAAGTGAAATTCAAGCAGAAGCTATTTTAAATATGAAGCTTAAATCTTTACGTAGATTAGAAGAAGAAACTATCCGAACTGAGCATAGTAATTTAAGTGCAACAAAAGCAGAGTTAGAAGATATTCTGGCTAACCCTGCTTCCTTAAGAAAAGTAATTAGATCTGAGTTAACTGAGGTCAAAAACAAGTTTTCTTCAAAGACAAAAATAGGAGCTAGAAAAACTGTTATAGAAAACACAGCACTTCCCCCTTCTCAAAATATAAATATTGAAGATTATATAGCAAAAGAACCTATTACTTTGATATGCTCACAATTAGGATGGATTAGAGCTCTCAAAGGACATAATGCTTCACTTGAGAAACTAAGATACAAAGACAATGATGGCCCAAGATTTATTATTGAGTTATTTACCACAGACAAAATCTTAGTTTTTACTCAAACAGGAAAATTCTACACCCTCTCTGCCAATAGCCTGAATATCACTAGAGGAGATGGTGACCCTATTAATTTGTTATTGGACCTTGATAAAGATGAACATATTATTAATATACAACTATATCACCCCCAACAAAAAATACTATTGGCCACCCGAAATGGTAAGGGGTTTGTAGTTGAAAGTAATGAAGTCTTAGCCCAAACTAAATTGGGCAAAAAAGTAATGAATGTTGCCGAAGGAGATGGAGCTATCATATGTAAACCTATAGATCCATCACATGATTTAGTGGCAATACTTGGTAGCAACCGTAAACTATTAATTTTTAAAACTGATGAACTACCAGAAATGAAACGAGGACAGGGCGTGCAATTGCAAAAATATCAAGATGCAAAATTATCAGCGCTAAAATTATTCTCATCTGAAGAAGGGTTATCTTGGACTTACTTAAGCCAACAAAGAAGAGAAAAAAGACTCACCCCATGGATTGCTAAACGAGGCAAATCTGGAAAAATTCCTCCAGCTGGCCTAGCAAAAAACAATAAATTTGATTAA
- a CDS encoding ankyrin repeat domain-containing protein, which yields MTSDALNSNDVLMKKAAAVAGDINSLDSLWEESPTTVKQKALILNEAILNNQVATVRFLLEEKNVDPNTKFAGTTALFWANQRGNSEIIELLSKDYTKKEIVINETAVEAEQELSLESETVTFETSADYSSYVPYAFLVVGIASLGALHQISLHKNSYDAPNPFGGALTAFGSAISSYVSSFNPFSAAPKVTIAAATVATKVIEELEETEIPESSYINLGAELETQQAFVNAQKVLEDLFLNRAGNSQELLGQTEEDFVLVEGV from the coding sequence ATGACAAGTGATGCACTGAATTCTAATGACGTATTAATGAAAAAGGCTGCAGCCGTTGCTGGAGATATTAATTCTTTAGATTCCTTATGGGAGGAGAGTCCTACTACAGTAAAACAGAAAGCTCTTATATTAAATGAAGCTATTTTAAATAACCAAGTAGCTACTGTTAGATTTTTATTGGAAGAAAAGAATGTTGATCCTAATACTAAATTTGCAGGAACTACCGCTTTATTTTGGGCGAATCAGCGTGGAAATTCTGAGATAATTGAATTATTGTCAAAAGATTACACAAAGAAAGAAATAGTTATAAATGAGACTGCTGTGGAAGCTGAGCAAGAGCTCTCTCTTGAAAGTGAAACAGTTACATTTGAAACATCAGCTGATTATTCTTCATATGTTCCTTATGCGTTTCTTGTTGTAGGAATTGCTTCTTTAGGAGCTTTGCACCAAATCTCATTACATAAAAACTCATATGATGCTCCTAATCCATTTGGTGGTGCGTTAACAGCTTTTGGTAGTGCTATTTCTTCTTATGTTAGTAGTTTCAATCCGTTTAGCGCTGCGCCAAAGGTTACTATTGCTGCTGCAACAGTTGCAACAAAAGTTATAGAAGAATTAGAAGAGACAGAGATTCCTGAGTCCTCGTATATAAATTTAGGAGCTGAATTAGAAACGCAACAAGCATTTGTTAATGCCCAAAAAGTATTAGAAGATCTTTTCTTGAATCGTGCAGGAAATTCACAAGAACTTTTAGGGCAGACAGAAGAAGATTTTGTTTTGGTTGAGGGAGTATAA
- a CDS encoding 23S rRNA (pseudouridine(1915)-N(3))-methyltransferase RlmH, with protein sequence MAVLKIQISAIYNISKSSPEGEIISRYIKRIPWSLSITQLEVKGKLPPIKQKECEGKLLLKSIPYGSFVIALDEVGKSFTSEEFSLRLERVTRPICFIIGGAHGLSSEVRDKADMLLSLSDMTLPHVMARVVLIEQIYRAYTISANHPYHK encoded by the coding sequence ATGGCAGTCTTGAAGATTCAAATTTCTGCAATATATAACATTTCAAAATCCTCTCCTGAGGGAGAAATAATTTCTAGGTATATTAAGCGTATTCCTTGGTCTTTGTCAATTACTCAACTTGAAGTAAAAGGCAAGCTTCCACCCATTAAACAAAAAGAATGTGAAGGAAAATTATTATTAAAGTCTATTCCTTATGGAAGCTTTGTAATAGCTTTGGATGAAGTGGGTAAGAGCTTTACTAGTGAGGAGTTTTCCTTGAGGTTGGAAAGAGTTACCAGGCCCATTTGTTTTATTATAGGAGGTGCTCATGGATTAAGTTCTGAAGTTAGAGATAAAGCAGATATGCTTTTGTCTCTAAGTGATATGACTCTTCCTCATGTAATGGCTCGTGTTGTGCTAATAGAGCAGATATATAGAGCTTATACCATTAGTGCTAACCACCCATATCATAAATGA
- a CDS encoding DNA-3-methyladenine glycosylase I, which translates to MNLEKSKFIRCGWVGRGKPHYEKYHDEEWGVPVHDDNKHFEMLILEGAQAGLNWETILKKREGYRELFKNFIPSKVANMTDSDLEALLLDPKIIRNRLKVFSARKNAKVFLDIQKEFVSFNNYVWKFVGGNPILNNWKELKEVPATSKESDALSKDLKKRGMTFVGSTIIYAYMQAVGLVNDHLVNCWRYHLAKH; encoded by the coding sequence GTGAATCTGGAAAAGTCAAAATTTATACGCTGTGGATGGGTAGGTAGGGGTAAGCCTCATTATGAGAAATATCATGATGAGGAATGGGGAGTTCCAGTTCATGATGATAACAAACATTTTGAGATGCTTATTCTAGAAGGTGCCCAAGCTGGATTAAATTGGGAGACCATTCTTAAAAAAAGGGAAGGATATAGAGAGTTATTTAAAAACTTTATTCCTTCTAAAGTTGCCAATATGACGGATAGTGATCTAGAGGCATTATTATTAGATCCTAAAATTATTCGTAATCGTCTTAAAGTATTTTCTGCCCGCAAGAACGCTAAAGTGTTTTTAGATATCCAAAAAGAATTTGTTAGTTTTAATAACTATGTATGGAAATTTGTTGGCGGCAATCCAATATTAAATAATTGGAAAGAATTGAAAGAAGTCCCAGCAACTTCAAAAGAAAGTGATGCGCTTTCTAAGGATTTAAAAAAGCGCGGTATGACATTTGTAGGATCTACCATCATATATGCTTATATGCAGGCAGTGGGTTTAGTAAATGATCATTTAGTGAATTGTTGGCGATATCACTTAGCTAAACATTAA
- a CDS encoding response regulator, translating to MKKLLNNKLVIIGFNLLIFFFLILSIVFISNIAAFILLVLVAILCAGLFNYFYSIKFLERFCSKNHVNNFAVNQLSYPAFVVSKSDNSIIESNSYFKEYFPGVLNLDDLYKDSSEELLELSSGRETAVFFINGPKKHKNHICDDGCLDELLLTFFDASPIPNILIDFQGQVIRSNNAFIDMIGDKKYKRPGWLFDAIVDRPEREVIKKSISDIASHKRIIEPIEIKIIGERKIISFLFITRLLHHDLKEALLIHLIDITDHKNLEMNFAHSQKMQALGQLAGGVAHDFNNLLTAMLGFSDLLLMRHPAGDPSFSDIMQIKQNVNRATSLVRQLLAFSKKQVLNIQLTDANEILAELSNLIIRLIGENIKLNIAYDRELKAVKVDQGQLEQVIINLAVNARDSMSNGGDLSIVTKNITIDDSNKFYQKLITPFVKENIENGDYVLITVADDGCGIPKKLINQIFEPFFSTKDVSAGTGLGLSTVYGIIKQTDGYLFLETKENVGTKFYILLKAHEHEGQELIETENNKDNYNISSDFIDLSGSSVILIVEDEAPVREVSSYALKNRGYKVLEADNGIEAIKTVKEKEGKIDLIISDIIMPGVNGADMIKEVHNLYSEIRVIFISGYTEHALMEGIVNNQKIHFMAKPFSLKQLATKVKEVLSL from the coding sequence GTGAAAAAATTGCTAAATAATAAACTTGTTATTATTGGGTTTAATCTTTTGATTTTCTTTTTTCTAATTTTATCTATTGTTTTTATTAGCAATATAGCGGCTTTTATATTGCTAGTTTTAGTAGCGATTTTATGTGCCGGTTTATTCAATTACTTTTATAGTATAAAATTTCTAGAAAGATTTTGTTCTAAGAATCATGTAAATAATTTTGCCGTAAATCAATTGTCTTATCCTGCATTCGTTGTTTCAAAGTCAGATAATTCAATTATAGAAAGCAATAGTTATTTTAAAGAGTATTTTCCAGGGGTTTTAAATTTAGATGATTTATATAAAGATTCATCTGAGGAGCTGTTGGAGCTGTCTTCTGGTCGTGAAACCGCAGTATTTTTTATTAATGGGCCTAAGAAACATAAAAATCATATTTGCGATGATGGATGTCTAGATGAGTTGCTTTTAACGTTTTTTGACGCTTCTCCAATACCTAACATTCTGATTGATTTTCAAGGTCAGGTTATTAGAAGCAATAATGCTTTTATTGATATGATAGGAGATAAAAAATACAAGAGGCCAGGTTGGTTATTTGATGCGATAGTTGATAGGCCTGAAAGGGAAGTGATTAAAAAGTCTATATCTGACATTGCAAGTCATAAGCGCATTATAGAGCCAATAGAAATAAAAATTATAGGTGAAAGAAAAATAATAAGTTTTTTATTTATCACTAGGTTATTGCATCATGATTTAAAGGAGGCGCTCCTAATTCATTTAATAGATATAACAGATCATAAAAATCTTGAAATGAACTTTGCTCATTCACAAAAAATGCAGGCCTTAGGGCAGCTTGCTGGGGGAGTTGCTCATGATTTTAATAATTTACTCACGGCTATGTTAGGTTTTAGCGATTTATTGCTGATGCGTCATCCAGCTGGAGATCCATCCTTTTCCGATATTATGCAAATAAAGCAAAATGTTAATAGGGCGACTAGTTTGGTTCGACAATTATTGGCTTTTTCTAAGAAGCAAGTATTAAATATTCAATTAACCGATGCTAATGAAATTTTGGCTGAACTATCCAATCTGATTATTAGATTAATTGGAGAAAATATTAAATTAAATATTGCTTATGATAGGGAGTTAAAGGCTGTTAAAGTTGATCAAGGTCAGTTAGAGCAGGTAATAATAAATCTAGCTGTGAATGCAAGAGATTCAATGAGTAATGGTGGAGATTTAAGTATTGTTACTAAGAATATTACAATAGATGATAGTAATAAATTTTATCAGAAGCTTATTACTCCTTTTGTAAAAGAAAACATTGAGAATGGAGATTACGTTTTAATTACTGTGGCGGATGATGGCTGTGGTATTCCCAAGAAATTAATAAATCAAATATTTGAACCTTTCTTCTCTACCAAGGACGTCAGTGCTGGAACAGGGCTTGGGCTTTCTACTGTTTATGGAATTATTAAGCAAACAGATGGTTATTTATTTTTAGAGACCAAAGAGAATGTAGGGACTAAATTCTATATTTTGCTTAAGGCTCATGAGCATGAGGGCCAAGAGCTTATAGAAACCGAAAATAACAAAGATAATTACAATATATCTTCAGATTTTATTGATTTAAGTGGCAGTAGTGTCATTCTAATTGTTGAAGACGAGGCTCCGGTTAGAGAGGTTAGTAGTTATGCATTAAAAAATAGAGGATATAAAGTATTGGAAGCCGATAATGGGATAGAAGCGATTAAGACTGTGAAAGAGAAAGAAGGAAAAATTGACCTTATAATTTCTGATATTATCATGCCAGGAGTTAATGGGGCAGACATGATTAAAGAGGTGCATAACCTGTATTCAGAAATTAGAGTAATATTCATATCAGGTTATACGGAGCACGCATTAATGGAGGGTATTGTAAATAATCAAAAGATACATTTTATGGCAAAGCCTTTTAGTTTAAAACAATTAGCCACTAAGGTTAAAGAAGTTTTAAGTCTTTAG